One genomic window of Bacillota bacterium includes the following:
- a CDS encoding dihydroorotate dehydrogenase electron transfer subunit has product RGDGVLLRRPISVCEIGSDFLSIVFEIKGEGTRYLSGKKPGDTLDVLGPLGNSFSLEKGKKALIAGGGIGIFPLYELAKFYGADATVLLGFRNRSAAVMCAEFAVTGAKVLVATDDGSIGFHGNAVNCAEKKLDGKFDIAYACGPKPMLKAFAGYTKNLEIPCEISMEERMGCGIGACLVCACKTKKAGTESYSHVCSDGPVFNVAEVVFE; this is encoded by the coding sequence CCGCGGCGACGGAGTGCTGCTGCGACGGCCGATAAGCGTCTGCGAAATCGGTTCAGATTTTTTAAGCATCGTGTTTGAAATAAAAGGCGAGGGGACAAGATATTTATCGGGGAAAAAGCCCGGTGACACGCTTGATGTGCTTGGCCCTCTCGGCAACAGCTTCAGCCTTGAAAAGGGCAAAAAGGCTCTTATTGCGGGGGGCGGAATCGGCATTTTTCCGCTTTATGAGCTTGCGAAATTTTACGGTGCCGACGCGACAGTGCTGCTTGGTTTCAGAAACCGCAGTGCCGCGGTCATGTGCGCGGAATTTGCGGTAACCGGCGCAAAAGTTTTGGTCGCCACCGACGATGGCTCTATTGGCTTTCACGGAAATGCCGTAAACTGCGCCGAAAAAAAGCTTGACGGTAAATTCGATATTGCGTATGCCTGCGGCCCTAAACCTATGCTTAAGGCGTTTGCCGGATATACGAAAAATCTTGAAATCCCGTGTGAGATCTCAATGGAAGAGAGGATGGGCTGTGGCATCGGGGCATGCCTTGTCTGCGCCTGCAAGACAAAAAAAGCGGGAACTGAAAGCTACAGTCATGTTTGCTCAGACGGCCCTGTATTTAATGTGGCGGAGGTGGTTTTTGAATGA
- a CDS encoding histidine phosphatase family protein, producing the protein MTRVYIIRHAEARGNVDRIFHGITDGKITENGYAQLKCLSARMSKINLDVIYHSDLSRTTETALAVRNGRDIPMIADPRLREINGGEWEGKKWTVFPKKYPEETEYWLNDFSKFIAPRGESVRELYDRAVSAVKDIVSKNKGKTIAIVTHGTLIRTLTAFLKGLPLEKVDEVAWRDNTAVSIAAFDDTLQPTLLLEGDNSHLGELSTLEKQNWWKNNSFE; encoded by the coding sequence ATGACAAGGGTGTATATAATCCGCCATGCCGAGGCAAGGGGCAACGTAGACAGGATTTTTCACGGCATCACCGACGGCAAGATCACTGAAAACGGCTATGCTCAGCTGAAATGCTTAAGCGCAAGGATGAGCAAAATAAATCTTGATGTCATTTATCACAGCGACCTTTCGAGAACGACTGAAACCGCTCTTGCCGTGCGAAACGGCAGGGACATCCCAATGATTGCCGACCCGCGTTTAAGAGAGATCAACGGCGGTGAATGGGAAGGCAAAAAATGGACGGTATTCCCTAAAAAATACCCGGAGGAGACTGAATACTGGCTTAATGATTTCAGTAAATTCATAGCCCCCCGCGGAGAGAGCGTGCGAGAGCTGTATGACCGTGCGGTCTCGGCGGTAAAAGACATTGTAAGCAAAAATAAAGGAAAAACCATTGCAATTGTAACACATGGAACTCTCATCCGCACACTTACAGCTTTTTTAAAAGGGCTGCCGCTTGAAAAAGTCGATGAGGTAGCCTGGCGTGACAATACTGCCGTCTCTATTGCGGCATTTGATGATACTTTGCAGCCGACATTGCTTCTGGAGGGTGACAACTCTCATCTCGGCGAGCTTTCGACACTTGAAAAACAGAACTGGTGGAAAAACAATTCATTTGAATAA
- a CDS encoding dihydroorotate dehydrogenase, whose translation MSDLSVEIAGVTFENPIIAASGTFGFGREYGEMFSLNELGGISVKGLTLTERLGNKPPRIAETPSGILNSVGLQNPGVDVFLHDYLPELKKYSLKVIANIAGNTVGDYCEMAERISSSETDMIEMNISCPNVKEGGVAFGTSAKTVFEIVSAVKKHASKPLIVKLSPNVTDIAEIARSAEAAGADVLSLINTLLGMKIDVKTRKPILNNNVGGLSGPAVRPVAVRMVWQVKNAVKIPVIGMGGIATAEDALEFIIAGADAVSVGTAFFRNPFAAIDIKKGLCDYLDKNGIKSIKELTGSLILN comes from the coding sequence ATGAGTGACCTTAGTGTTGAAATTGCCGGCGTCACGTTCGAAAACCCGATAATCGCCGCATCGGGCACCTTCGGGTTCGGCCGTGAATACGGAGAGATGTTTTCACTTAATGAACTGGGCGGAATAAGTGTAAAGGGATTAACACTTACAGAACGTTTGGGCAATAAGCCGCCGAGGATAGCGGAAACCCCGTCCGGGATTCTCAATAGCGTGGGGCTTCAAAACCCAGGCGTGGATGTATTCCTTCATGATTACCTGCCCGAACTTAAAAAATATTCCTTAAAGGTCATTGCGAACATTGCTGGAAACACTGTCGGCGATTACTGCGAAATGGCAGAGAGAATATCCTCAAGCGAAACGGATATGATAGAAATGAATATATCCTGTCCGAACGTCAAAGAGGGCGGCGTTGCTTTCGGCACAAGCGCAAAAACGGTGTTTGAGATCGTTTCTGCCGTAAAAAAACATGCGTCAAAGCCGCTAATAGTCAAGCTTTCGCCAAACGTCACAGATATTGCGGAAATCGCGAGGTCTGCAGAGGCGGCGGGTGCAGACGTGCTTTCGCTTATCAACACGCTTTTGGGCATGAAGATAGACGTTAAAACTAGAAAGCCTATACTTAACAATAATGTCGGCGGATTGTCCGGCCCCGCTGTACGTCCGGTTGCAGTACGCATGGTGTGGCAGGTCAAAAACGCCGTAAAGATACCCGTGATCGGCATGGGCGGCATTGCAACGGCGGAGGATGCACTTGAATTCATTATCGCGGGGGCTGACGCTGTCTCTGTCGGAACGGCATTTTTCAGAAATCCGTTTGCCGCGATCGATATTAAAAAGGGTCTTTGCGATTATCTCGATAAAAACGGCATAAAATCTATTAAAGAGCTTACAGGCAGCCTGATTCTCAACTAA